The Streptococcus sanguinis genome contains the following window.
ACAGCAGAGCGCTTGGTCGTGCGCGGCTTCTTGGGCTCAGTGATTGTGGAAATCCCTGTTAAGGAAGTCCGTGATGAAATGATTGAAAATATCGATATTATTCTCGCAAAAAGATAAAAAGCTGGGCCTTGTCCCATATAAGTAGATAGGAGTCTTCATGTCTGGATTTAATGCAGAAGTAATCAAGCAAGATTTTCCCATTTTGGACCAAATTGTCAATGATGAGCCTTTGGTTTATTTGGACAATGCGGCGACAACCCAGAAACCCAAGCAGGTGCTAGATGCCATTGAGGAATACTATCTTAGAGACAATGCCAATGTCCACCGCGGTGTGCATACGCTAGCCGAGCGGGCGACAGCAGCCTATGAAGCAGCCAGAGAAAGAGTTCGCTCTTTTATCAATGCGGCTTCTAGCAGAGAAATTCTCTTTACACGAGGAACTACGACGGGGCTTAACTGGGTAGCTCAGTTTGCGGCTGAACGGCTGCAGCCTGGTGACGAAGTGATGATTTCTATCATGGAGCACCATTCCAATGTCATTCCCTGGCAGGAAGCATGTAGGAAGACTGGAGCCAAGTTGGTCTATGTCTATCTCAAGGATGGTGCTCTGGATATGGAAGATTTCCGTGCCAAGCTCAATGAGCGGACCAAGTTTGTCTCTCTGGCTCATGCTTCTAATGTCCTCGGTGTCATCAATCCCATCAAGGAGATTGCCCAGCTGGCTCATCAGCAAGGAGCGTTTTTGGTGGTGGATGGGGCTCAATCCATTCCGCACATGAAGATTGATGTGCAGGATTTGGATGTAGACTTCTTCGCCTTTTCAGGGCATAAGATGGCCGGACCTACCGGCATAGGGGTTCTCTATGGCAAGGAAGAATTGCTAGTGCAGATGTCGCCAGTCGAGTTCGGCGGCGAAATGATTGATTTTGTCTATGAGCAGGAAGCGACCTGGAAGGAGCTTCCTTGGAAGTTTGAGGCCGGAACGCCAAATATGGCAGGAGCAATCGGTCTTGCGGCAGCCATTGATTATTTGGAAGACTTGGGTATGGATGCCATTGCTCAGCATGAGCAGGACCTGATTGTCTATGTATTTCCTAAGCTGCAGGCAGTAGAAGGGTTGACCATTTATGGCTCTCAGGATTTAGCCCAGCGCTCGGGCGTGATTGCCTTTAACCTGGTCGGTCTCCATCCGCATGATGTCGCGACGGCTCTAGACTACGAAGGAGTGGCTGTTCGGGCGGGTCACCATTGTGCTCAGCCCCTGCTCACCTATCTGCAGGTGCCAGCGACTGTGCGGGCCAGCTTTTATATCTACAATACCTATGCGGATTGCGACAAGCTGGTAGATGCTTTAGAAAAGACAAAGGAGTTTTTCAATGGCACTTTCTAAGTTAGACAGTCTTTACAAGGCGGTTGTGACCGATCACTCGGCTCACCCCCATCATCATGGGAAACTGGAAGATGTGGAGCAGGTAGTTCTCAATAACCCGACCTGTGGCGATGTTATCAGCCTGTCTGTGAAGTTTAATGCTGAAAATCAGATAGAGGATATTGCCTTTGTAAATTCTGGCTGTACCATTTCAACAGCTTCAGCCAGCATGATGACAGATGCGGTCCTGGGCAAGACAAAAGAGCAGGCACTGGAATTAGCAGAGGTCTTCTCTCAGATGGTTCAGGGCCAAGAAGACAGTCGCCAGAAAGAATTGGGAGATGGAGCCTTTTTGGCAGGCGTTGCTAAATTCCCGCAGCGGATTAAGTGTGCGACCTTGGGTTGGAATGCCCTCAAGCGAGCGATTGAAGAAGATAAAAAGTAAGAATGTGAAAGGAAATTATGTCAGAAGAAAGAGTAGAACCAAAACCGATTGATCTCGGTGAGTACAAGTTTGGTTTCCATGACGATGTTGAACCTGTTATCTCGACAGGAAAAGGCTAAATGAAGCGGTCATTCGTGAGCTTTCTGCAGCCAAGGATGAACCAGAATGGATGCTGGATTTCCGCCTCAAATCCTACGAGGCTTTCAAGAAGATGCCTATGCAGACTTGGGGGCCGGATTTGTCAGAAATTAATTTTGATGACTTGATTTATTACCAAAAGGCCTCTGATAAGCCAGCTAGAAGCTGGGATGAAGTGCCTGAGAAGATTAAGGAAACCTTTGAGCGGATTGGGATTCCAGAAGCAGAGCGAGCCTATCTGGCTGGTGCAGCTGCCCAGTATGAGTCCGAAGTAGTCTACCATAATATGAAGGAAGAGTTCCAAAAGCTAGGCATTGTCTTTACGGATACCGACTCAGCTCTCAAGGAATACCCAGAGCTTTTCAAGCAGTATTTTGCTAAGTTGGTTCCTCCAACAGATAACAAGCTAGCAGCGCTCAACTCCGCAGTCTGGTCTGGTGGTACCTTCATCTATGTGCCAAAAGGTGTCAAGGTAGATGTTCCTTTGCAGACTTATTTCCGGATTAACAATGAAAATTCTGGTCAGTTTGAACGGACATTGATTATCGTTGACGAGGGTGCAAGTGTCCATTATGTAGAAGGATGTACAGCTCCGACTTATTCCAGCAATAGCTTGCATGCCGCGATTGTCGAAATTTTTGCCCTTGATGGTGCCTATATGCGCTACACCACTATTCAAAACTGGTCTGATAATGTATACAACCTCGTGACCAAGCGGGCGCGGGCCATGAAAGATGCGACGGTTGAGTGGATTGACGGGAACCTTGGTGCGAAAACGACTATGAAGTATCCGTCTGTCTATCTGGATGGGCCTGGAGCGCGTGGAACAATGTTGTCCATTGCCTTTGCCAATACCAATCAGCACCAAGATACAGGGGCTAAGATGATTCACAATGCTCCGCATACCAGCTCATCTATCGTGTCTAAGTCTATTGCTAAAGGCGGAGGTAAAGTGGATTACCGTGGTCAAGTGACCTTTGGAAAGAATTCACAGAAATCCGTCAGCCATATTGAGTGTGATACGATTATTATGGACGATATTTCGGCGTCAGATACCATTCCCTTTAATGAAATCCATAACTCTCAAGTGGCTCTGGAGCATGAAGCCAAGGTTTCTAAGATTTCAGAAGAGCAGCTCTACTATCTCATGAGCCGTGGCTTGTCCGAATCCGAGGCGACGGAAATGATTGTCATGGGCTTTGTCGAGCCATTCACCAAAGAACTGCCTATGGAATATGCTGTTGAGCTTAACCGCTTGATCAGTTATGAAATGGAAGGATCGGTTGGGTAAAACTTTAAATCACTGCTTGAAGAACCGCATTGCGAGTTAATATTCGAAGATGTTTGCTAGTTCTAGTCCAACATTTACAAAACATACAAAACAACCGCGCATCATTTGATTCGCGGCTTTTCTTTATAGTTTCTCGTTGACATAGCGGACGAAGTCATTCCACCAGACCTTGAAGAAGATGCTTTTTTCCACCTCTTGGCCTGCCACCATTGTGACAGAAGGAGCTTTGTTTTCCAGATAGCCTTGGCCGATTGGCTCAGGGTCGGTATAGGTCAGGGTGCCAAGCTCAGTATTTTTTTTCAGTGGAGCTTGGAAGCCTTTTTCGTTGGTGGAGAATTCCACTTTGTGCTCAGCCTGATTGGCGATGCGCTCAATGATAGTAAAGTCCTTGCTGGCAACGGCTGGAACAGTCTTTTGTTTGCCGTCAATAACGGTTGAATGGCTTTTATTGTAGGCTTCCCCTCGGCCACAATGGTCGTTTGGGTGAAGTTTTGCAAAACATAGTTCATCAAAGAAGCTGTGGCTACAAAGCGTGCGTAGGGGTCGCCGTCAGTTTGCTCAACGTCCAGCACAACAGTAATCATGCGGATGCCATTTTCAGTAGTCGTTGCAACAAAGGAAGAGCCTCCCTTCTCCGAACTGCCGGCTTTGAGTCCGTCCACACCTGAGCGGAAGTTGGACTGGTTTTCCAGCATGAAGTTATAGTTTTCAAGACTTGTCCCCGCAATTTTGGCTGTAGACTTAGACGTGATCTCTGTCACTTGAGGGAAGTCCATAATCAGATGCCGGCTGATAACAGCCAAGTCGTAGGCGCTGAATTTGTTTTCAGTGTCTTTGCTTTTTTTAGATGTGTTAGCTGGGGCAGTATAGTCAGTTTCTTCAGATGCGTATTCTAGAAGCAGCGTATTCAGCCCTGTGGAGTTCACAATAGTAGCATCTTTAATTCCCCATTCTTTGAGCTTGGCTTTCATCATTTGGACGAAATTTTCTTCGCTGCCCCCAACCTTCTCAGCCAAGGCAATCGTGGCACTGTTGGCGCTGGACATCAAGGAGGCGGAAATCAAGTCCTTGACTTTGTAACGTCTGGCTTCCAAAGGGACATTACTGATATTTGGATTAGCTGTCAGATTGTAGGCGTAGTCTGAAATATCAACATAGGTATCGGCAGTCAGGTCTCCTCTGTCAATGGCTTCATAGACCAGATAGACGGTCAAAAGGTTGGTGATAGAGCCGACTTCGATTGGAGTATTAGCATCTTTTTCGTAGAGAATCTTTCCGGAAGTAGCATCCACAGCTATTGCACTTTTAGCAGCAATGTTGTAATCATCTGCTGCAACCTTACTGGCGGTCAGTCCGACCAGAACTAGTAAACATAGGAATAATCGTTTCATTTCTTTCCCCTAAAACAAGATATAACCATTGTATCATAAAATTCTCTTTTCTTTTACAAATCAAGGATAATAAAAGATTACAAAATAAATGTAAAGAAAAGTAGAGCAATCTCTTTTAAAAGATTTTTTATAAAAACATCTTTCGAAAAAATCTCACAAAATAGAAAAATATTTGAAATAATACAGACATACAAGCCGAAAAATAGAAAATTATTATTTTTTTACATAAAGCGTTTGTTTTTATAAAAAAATATTGTATAATAATACAATATAAATTGAGAAGGAGAATGCTCATGAAAAAATCTAAATGGTTGGCCGTTACTGGTCTGACGGCTATTTCGGCGCTAATCTTAGCTGCTTGTGGAAATTCCAGTGCAAGCAATACCTACTCTTATGTCTATTCGAGTGATCCTGATACTTTGGACTATGTCAATTCAAATCGAGCTACCACTTCCGATGTTATTGCAAACTTGGTGGACGGCCTTTTAGAAAATGATGAATACGGCAATCTGGTTCCATCTATTGCAGAAGACTGGACTGTTTCAAAGGATGGTCTGACTTATACTTACAAGCTCCGTAAAGATGCTAAGTGGTACACATCAGATGGTGAAGAATATGCAGAGGTTAAAGCACAAGACTTTGTAGCAGGTTTGAAGCACGCGGCAGATGAAAATTCTGAAGCTCTTCCTATCGTCCAAAATTCCATTAAAGGCTTGGATGCCTATGTCAAAGGAGAGTCTAAAGACTTCTCAACAGTTGGAGTAAAAGCAGTTGATGACCACACGGTCGAATACACGCTCAACCAGCCAGAAAGCTACTGGAACTCTAAGACAACCATGGGGATTCTGTTTCCAATCAATGAGGATTTCTTGAAGTCACAAGGCAAAGATTTTGGTACCGTAAAACCTTCTTCCATTCTTTATAATGGACCTTATGTTCTGAAAGCATTCACTTCTAAGTCTGTCATTGAATATGCTAAAAACCAAAACTACTGGGATAAGGACAATGTCAAGATTGACAATGTGAAACTGACTTATTTTGATGGTTCAGATCAGGAATCCTTGATCCGCAACTTCTCAGACGGCGCCTATTCTCAAGCACGGCTTTATCCTACGAGCTCTAACTATGCTTCTATAGAAAAGCAATACAAAGATTATATTATCTACACACCACAGAACTCAACCAGCTATTTCTTTAGCTTCAATCTGAATCGTAAGGCTTATAATCATTCGTCTAAGACCACAGATGCTCAGAAGACATCGACTACAGCCGCTATCCAGAACAAAGACTTCCGTCAGGCGATTAACTTTGCCTTTAACAGGACATCTTTTGGAGCTCAGATGAATGGTGAAGAAGGGGCGACGAAGCTCATCCGTAGCTTGCTTGTTCCTCCTAGCTTTGTGCAGGTGGACGGTAAGGACTTCTCTGATGTAGTAGAGAGTCAACTCGCATCTTATGGAGATGAGTGGAATGGGGTTAAGCTGACAGATGCCCAAGACAGCATCTACAATGCTGACAAGGCTAAGGTAGAGTTTGCTAAGGCTAAAGAGACCTTACAAGCAGAAGGTGTAGAATTCCCAATCCATATTGATGTTCCTGTGGATCAGACTGACAAAGTCTTAGTACAGCGGACCAACTCTTTCAAACAGTCTGTCGAAGCAGCGCTTGGTCAAGAAAATGTTGTCATCGATGTTCAGCAAATGTCAACAGATGACTTTGATAACTCTGCCTACTTTGCAGAAACAGCAGCTCAGAAAGACTACGACCTCAACATGTCTGGCTGGTCAGCAGACTACCAAGATCCATCAACTTATCTGAATATTTTCAATCCAGAAACAGGTGATGCTACAGATAATATTGGTATAGAAAAAGGCAAAAATGCGGATGTTGCAAATAAAGTCGGCTTGAACGAATACAAAGAGTTATTGGATGAGGCAGATAAGGAAAAACAAGATACCGACGCTCGTTATACCAAATACGCAGCAGCTCAAGCTTGGTTGACAGATAGCTCCATTGTTATTCCTAGTGTTTCTGCAGGTGGTTCACCAGTTGTTCAGAAGGTCGTGCCATTTACCAAGTCTTACTCTTATGTCGGAATCAAAGGAGATGTCTATGTCTTTAAGAACATGGAACTCCAAAATGATATTGTGACAGCCAAAGACTATGAAGCAGCTCTTAAGAAATGGGAAAAAGAAAAGGAAGCATCCAATAAAAAAGCCCAAGAAGAGCTAGAAAAACACATCAAATAAGGTTCTAAACCGCGAACTTTTGACTCTTTATAAACAGTTTGGAATCAAAAGTTTGTGAATACGATAAAGCGAGGCTGAGACATTTTGTCCCAGTCTCTTTTTTATATGACTCTCTAGTGCATTGAAGCGTTTACATCCTGTCGCAGAAGTGCTATAATGAAAGTAATCTTAATGAAAACTGGAGGAAGTTTATGAAAACATCTAAGTTAGCTGCAGCTGCTGGGCTTGTCATTCTCTCTGCAGGAATTTTGGCTGCATGTTCGTTTGGGGGCTCCAGTTCATCTGGGAAAAACTATAGCTATGTTTATACCGCAGATCCAGATACGTTGGATTACACTGTGTCCAATAAACGGGCAACCAATGAGATTATGGCTAATGTAGTGGATGGTTTGCTAGAAAGCGATAAGTATGGTAACTTAGTGCCTTCTCTAGCGGAAGATTGGACCGTTTCAAAAGATGGTCTAACCTATACTTATAAGCTTCGTGAGGGAGTGAAATGGTATACTTCTGATGGTGAAGAGTATGCAGATGTGACTGCTAAGGACTTTGTGACCAGTCTGAAGCATGCCGCAGACAGCAAGTCTGATGGTCTCTATATCGTTCAAAAATCCATTAAAGGCTTGGACGATTATGTCAATGGTAAAATAACTGATTTCTCTCAAGTGGGTGTCAAGGCGGTGGATGATTCTACTGTTCAATACACTCTCAATCAGCCAGAAAGTTTCTGGAATTCTAAGACAACAATGGGGATTCTTTTCCCCATTAACGAAGAATTTCTGAAATCAAAAGGTGACAAGTTTGCTCAGGGGACAGATCCAACCAGTGTCCTCTATAACGGTCCGTTTATCCTGAAATCTATCACTTCAAAATCTCAAATTAGCTTAGAGAAAAATCCAAACTATTGGGATAAGGACAAGGTAAAAATTGATACTGTCAAATTCTCTTACTACGATGGTCAAGATACAGAATCTCTGGTGCGTGGCTTTTCTGATGGCAACTACACCATTGCTCGTCTTTTCCCAAATAGCTCCAACTTTGCCAGTGTGAAGAAACAGTATGGCGATAATATCGTCTACACTCCTCAAGGTTCAGGAACCTTCGTTGTCACAACTAATATCGACCGTCAGTCTTACGAGCATACTTCTAAGACAACGGATGCACAGAAATCTTCTACCAAGAGGGCACTCCTCAATAAAGATTTCCGTCAGGCTCTGCTTTTTGCCTTTGACCGTACTGCCTATTCTGCACAAACCAATGGCGAAGAAGCAGCAGACAAGCAGCTTCGTAATACCTTTGTTCCGCCAACCTTTGTACAAGCCAATGGTAAAGAGTTCGGCAGTATTGTAGAAGAAAATCTAGCTAGCTACGGAGATGAGTGGAAGGGAATTAAATTAGACGACGCTCAGGATGGCCTTTATAATCCAGAAAAAGCCAAGGCAGAATTTGCTAAAGCTAAGGAAGCGCTGCAGGCAGAAGGAGTAGAATTCCCTATTCATCTGGATATTCCGGTCAGCTCAGCAGATACCAATGGTGTTAAGAGTGTTCAGTCACTGAAGCAGTCTATTGAATCCAATCTTGGCTCTGACAATGTGGTAATTGACATTCAGCAGATGACAGATGATGAGCTGAATAACATCACCTACTTTGCAACCTCAGCTTCTCAAGAAGACTGGGATTTGAATAATAATCTTGGCTGGAGTCCCGACTATGATGATCCATCTTCCTATCTGGACATCACTGGTTCTAAGGCAGGTGAAAATGTTGATAGTTACTTTGGTTTTGACCCTGGAACAGATAATGCAGCAGCTAAAGAGGCTGGCTTTGAAGAATATGACAAGCTCTTGGAAGACGCTGCTTCAGAAAACGAGGATATTAACAAACGTTACGAAAAGTATGCTGCAGCTCAGGCTTGGCTGACAGACAGTGCCCTGTTGATGCCGGCATGGTCATCTGGTACAACACCAAGTGTCCGTAAGGTTGTTCCGTTCTCAGGACCATTTGCTTGGACTGGAAACAAGGGTGAATACAGCTTTAAATATGTTGAAATCCAAGATAAACCAATAACGACTAAAGAATATGAAAAGGCTCGTGAAAAATGGGCAAAAGAAAAGGAAGAATCCAACAAAAAAGCTCAAGAAGAACTCGCAGAACATATCAAATAAAGCAAGAAAATCCCATTGTAGTAACAGTGGGATTTTTCTTGTTCTTTTGGACGGGTGTTAAAGAGGGGGGAGTCCATTATTAGAACATAAACAAATGAGAAAACCTGCTACATAGACATGTTAGGGAGTTGAGAGCTACCTCAATATTCAGAAAATTTAGTTTACTTTTTTTATTTCTTGTGCTATAATTCTAAGTAAACCTAAAAAACAAAAATGGAGAAATCGCATGAAAAAAAGCAAAGTATTGGCTTTAGCTGGAGTTAGTCTTCTTTCAGTAGGTCTTTTGGTTGCTTGTTCTAGTTCATCAAAAGGGAACAACACTTCAACATCTTACAACTATGTCTATACTGCTGACCCAGAAACATTGGATTATGTGACATCTGGTAAAGCTTCGACAGCTGATTTTGTGACAAATGGCGTGGATGGTTTGTTGGAAAATGACCAATATGGTAATTTTGTACCATCAATAGCAGAGTCTTGGACTGTCTCTAAAGACGGCTTGACTTACACCTACAAAATCCGTAAAGATGCCAAATGGTATACTTCAGAAGGTGAAGAATATGGCGATGTGACAGCTCAGGACTTTGTGACTGGTCTTAAGCATGCTGCTGATAAAAAATCTGAAGCCCTTTACCTTGTGCAACAATCTGTAAAAGGTTTGGATGACTATGTAAATGGTAAAACAACTGATTTCTCTACTGTTGGAGTTAAAGCAGTTGACGATCATACCCTCCAATATACTCTTAACCAACCTGAGCCATATTGGAATTCAAAAACAACTTCACAAGTCCTGTGGCCAATCAATGCAGAATTCCTTAAGAAACAAGGGGATAAATTCGGTCAATCTACTGATCCAACTTCTATCCTTTACAATGGACCATTCTTGATGAAATCTATCACAGCTAAATCTGCTGTAGAGTACCAAAAGAATGAAAACTACTGGGACAAGGAAAATGTCCACATCGATACAATCAAGTTGTCTTACTTTGATGGGCAAGACCAAGATGCTCTTGCTCGTAACTTCAAAGATGGTGCTTTAACATTAGCACGTCTCTACCCTACAAGCTCAAACTTTGCTGGTATCGAAAAAGATTTCAAGGATTACATTTTCTTCACATCACCAAGTGCCGGTGTAGCCGTTATGGGTGTCAATATCGACCGCCAAAGCTACAACCATACAAGCAAAACAACAGATGCTCAAAAGTCTTCTACTAAGAAAGCGATTCTTAACAAAGACTTCCGTCAAGCCTTGAACTTTGCCATCGACCGTACATCATACTCAGCACAAATCAATGGTGAAGAGGGTGCTCCTTATGCTGTACGTAATACTTATGTACCACCTACATTTGTTCAAGTCGGTGAAAAATCTTTTGGTGACGTTGTAGAAGAAAAAGTTGCAGCCTTGGGTGAAGAGTGGAAAGGTGTTCAACTTGAGGACGGTCAAGATGGTCTCTTTAATGCTGAGAAGGCAAAAGCAGAGTTTGCAAAAGCAAAAGCAGCCCTACAGGCTGAGGGAGTAGAATTCCCAATCCATCTGGATCTGCCAGTTGCTCAGACTTCTAAGCCAATGGTTAACCGTGCGCAATCACTTAAGCAATCTGTTGAAAAGACTTTGGGAGCTGAGAATGTTGTTGTAGATATCCAACAAATGTCAGAAGATGATCTTTATAACATTACTTACTATGCGCCAAATGCTGCTGGCGAAGACTGGGATATCTCAACAGCTGTTGGTTGGAACCCTGACTATCAAGATCCATCAACTTATTTGGATATTTTGAAAACTACATCAACTGAAACTACAAAGACTTACCTTGGTTTTGAGGGAACAGACAATGCTGCCGCTAAGCAAGTTGGTTTAGATGAATTTGACCGCTTGGTAAATGAAGCTGGTAAAGAAACTTCAGATATTGTCACTCGCTACGAAAAATATGCAGCAGCTCAGGCTTGGTTGACAGACAACTCTCTTGTTGTTCCATTGATGGCAAATCCTGGTGCAGCACCATTTATCTCACGTATCGAGCCATTCTCAGGTGCTTATGCCCAAACTGGTAATAAGACAGGTTCTACTTACTTCAAACGTATTAAAGTTCAAAATGAAGTAGTAACGAAGAAAGACTACGAAGCAGCTCGTAAGAAATGGCTGAAAGAAAAAGAAGAGTCAAATGCGAAAGCACAAAAAGATCTCGAAAGTCATGTAGAATAAATCGTTCACTAGAACTTTCTCTAATAACGAGAGAAAGTTCTTTTGAAATTTAAAGGAAACGATAAATGAAAAAATATATTTTTATGCGTATTTTACGCTCACTTGTGTCGATTTTCTTGGTAACGACCTTGACCTATACCATTATCTATACTATGGTGCCAAGAAGGTTGATTTTCAAGCAGGATCCTAACTATAATAAAATAGCGACCAATAAAGATAAAAAAGCTAACTATGAAAACACCATCTTTGAGCGGATGGGTTACATTGACTATTATGATACTAAGGAACTGCAGGAGAAGGCCAGCAAGGAAGATTCCTCTGTTACAACAGAAGCTACAGAAGCAAACAAGAAGATTTATCAGAAGTATATTGATAAACTTGGCAATGGCTGGAAATTGCAGAAATTCCCACTGAGCGGAGAATTCTATGCTGTACGTGAAGTGCCTGTTTATGAGCGTGTCTTTGAGTTCTATGCTAATTTGATTCAAATTGACCATCCAAATGTTATTCAAGATGAGGAAAATCCAAACCTAGAGCGTTATATCCGGTTTGAAAATGATCCTTCTATTGGCTGGTCTCTTGTGGGTTCTGGTACCAAGCATAAGTATCTGCTTTACTTTAATGGTCAGTTCCCATTTGTTCACCAGAACTTTATTACCTTTAATTTAGGTTATTCTTATCCGACCTATGCTAATATCCCTGTTCTGCAGGTTATTACGCAAGGACAAGGACAAACTAAGTCTTCTGAAGTTCAATTTCCAACAGGCAAAAAGACATCGTCTGTTAACATTTACTCTCGTACCTATAAGACGCCAAGCAAAGCCGATTCACAGGACATTGCTAAGTTTGGTCAGGGAGATGCCTATACAGAGACTCAAAGCAACTATCAAAATCCGTCCATGATTACCAGCTCAGCCATTATTGGTTTGATTGGTGTGGCCCTGTCTTATCTGATTGCTATTCCTCTTGGGTCCTACATGGCTCGACTTAAGAATACATGGTTTGACAGTATTTCTACAGCTGGCTTGACCTTTATGATGTCACTGCCAACCATCGCCTTGGTCTACATTGTCCGTTTGGCGGGGTCTGCCGTTGGTCTTCCAGATTCCTTCCCAATCTTGGGTGCAGGAGATTGGCGTTCTTATGTCCTTCCGGCTGTTATTCTAGGGCTTTTGAGTGCTCCTTGGACGGCGGTTTGGATACGCCGGTATATGATTGACCTTCAGTCTCAAGACTTTGTTCGTTTTGCGCGTGCCAAAGGTCTTTCTGAAAAAGAAATTTCTAACAAACATATTTTCAAAAATGCTATGGTACCATTGGTATCTAGTATTCCAGCTTCTATCGTTGGTGTCATTGCAGGTGCTACCCTGACAGAAACAGTCTTTGCCTTTCCGGGTATGGGGAAAATGTTGATTGACTCCGTTAAAGCATCTAATAACTCCATGGTAGTCGGTCTCGTATTTATTTTTACATGTCTTTCAATCTTCGCCCTCTTATTAGGTGATATCTTGATGACAGTACTTGACCCACGTATTAAATTAACATCTAAAGGAGGTAAATAATGGCTACAATTGATAAAAGTAAATTCCAATTTGTCAAACGTGACGATTTTGCCTCTGAAACGATTGATGCACCGGCTTATTCATATTGGCGCTCAGTTATGCGTCAATTCCTTAAGAAGAAATCAACGATTGTGATGCTAGGCATTCTGATAGCCATTGTTCTCATGAGTTTCATTTATCCTATGTTTTCAGACTTCGACTTTAATGATGTGAGTAAGGTAAATGACTTTAGCATGCGTTATATCAAGCCAAATGCTCAATACTGGTTTGGGACAGATAGTAATGGTAAGTCTCTCTTTGATGGTGTTTGGTTTGGTGCTCGTAACTCTATTCTTATTTCGATTATTGCGACAGTT
Protein-coding sequences here:
- a CDS encoding ABC transporter permease; translated protein: MKKYIFMRILRSLVSIFLVTTLTYTIIYTMVPRRLIFKQDPNYNKIATNKDKKANYENTIFERMGYIDYYDTKELQEKASKEDSSVTTEATEANKKIYQKYIDKLGNGWKLQKFPLSGEFYAVREVPVYERVFEFYANLIQIDHPNVIQDEENPNLERYIRFENDPSIGWSLVGSGTKHKYLLYFNGQFPFVHQNFITFNLGYSYPTYANIPVLQVITQGQGQTKSSEVQFPTGKKTSSVNIYSRTYKTPSKADSQDIAKFGQGDAYTETQSNYQNPSMITSSAIIGLIGVALSYLIAIPLGSYMARLKNTWFDSISTAGLTFMMSLPTIALVYIVRLAGSAVGLPDSFPILGAGDWRSYVLPAVILGLLSAPWTAVWIRRYMIDLQSQDFVRFARAKGLSEKEISNKHIFKNAMVPLVSSIPASIVGVIAGATLTETVFAFPGMGKMLIDSVKASNNSMVVGLVFIFTCLSIFALLLGDILMTVLDPRIKLTSKGGK